A window of Saccharomyces eubayanus strain FM1318 chromosome XII, whole genome shotgun sequence contains these coding sequences:
- the CHA4 gene encoding Cha4p, with protein sequence MVLEPSPPPLIATATPSLPSSLKRSVATDDQSNNGGTRKRKLACQNCRRRRRKCNMEKPCANCIKFGTDCVFAQQDLRNKRYSTTYVEALQSQISTLKEQLQMLKSSTPTIANDSLSPLKDDDDGDGDGDDDGDDISNEKILKYGQSPSPALTSSESTGENESDTFTKKLPSESPPPVGTNSIYPSNSLSITKKKTDGTRYQQQQVSLKNLSRSPLILRSLSLFFKWLYPGHYLFIHRETFLSAFFGDTNTKSYYCSEELVFAIAALGSLISYKSETELFQQSEVFYQRAKTIVLKKIFQLEDSSLAESSSSSKLAIIQTLLCLAFYDIGGGENPMAWYLSGLAFRIAHEIGLHLNPEAWSNVYEDELSIMDFEVRSRIYWGCYIADHLIAILFGRSTSLRLSNSTVPETDELPEIETGIEEYIYDPKVILSTANPLKKLIVLSRITEIFASKIFSPNETLLQRSEYLSKFNLEVYNWRRDLPIELQWTKRSLMGMSDFNPTIAYVWFHYYIVLISYNKPFIYEIEQSRELVEGYVDELYYLLKVWKNKFKTFEKATIYMIYSAILAIQCMKSNLIKKDRKQDFLNFLDAPTLNYELARKFIENSEDTLHNSETMDLLGTLSHGNDFALEYNFDFTLLNEIDMLIGGNTNDGVTK encoded by the coding sequence ATGGTGCTGGAGCCTTCACCTCCACCGCTAATAGCAACAGCGACACCGTCTCTTCCATCCAGTTTGAAAAGATCTGTTGCCACCGATGACCAGAGCAATAATGGCGGGACCAGAAAGAGGAAACTGGCGTGTCAGAACTGTCGTcgtagaagaagaaaatgtaaCATGGAGAAGCCTTGCGCAAACTGTATCAAGTTCGGTACCGATTGTGTATTTGCTCAACAAGACttgagaaacaaaagatacTCCACGACGTATGTCGAGGCCTTACAGAGCCAAATTAGCACTCTAAAAGAGCAGTTACAAATGCTAAAGTCTTCAACTCCCACTATAGCCAACGACTCCCTGTCTCCACTGAaagatgacgacgacggcGACGGCGACGGCGACGATGACGGTGATGATATCTCCAATgagaaaattttaaagtATGGTCAATCACCTTCACCAGCATTAACGTCCTCTGAGAGCACCGGCGAAAACGAATCCGATACGTTTACCAAGAAACTGCCCTCAGAAAGTCCTCCACCCGTCGGTACAAACAGTATATATCCATCAAATTCACTGTCcataacaaagaaaaagacagaTGGCACGAGGTACCAGCAACAACAGGTcagcttgaaaaatttatcaagaagCCCGCTCATCTTGAGGTCATTATCGCTGTTTTTCAAGTGGTTGTACCCAGGTCACTACCTTTTCATTCATAGGGAAACTTTCCTAAGTGCTTTTTTCGGTGATACAAACACTAAGAGTTACTATTGCTCTGAAGAATTGGTATTTGCCATTGCTGCGTTGGGGTCTTTAATCTCTTACAAATCGGAAACTGAACTTTTCCAACAATCTGAAGtattttatcaaagagCCAAGACAAtagtattgaaaaaaatctttcaacTCGAAGATTCTTCGTTAGCTGAatcctcatcttcttccaaattgGCAATCATCCAGACTCTACTATGTTTGGCGTTCTACGACATTGGAGGCGGTGAAAACCCCATGGCTTGGTATCTTTCTGGGTTAGCATTTAGGATTGCTCATGAAATCGGCCTGCATTTGAATCCAGAAGCATGGAGCAATGTTTATGAGGATGAATTATCAATAATGGATTTTGAAGTGAGAAGTAGAATATATTGGGGCTGTTACATCGCAGATCATTTGATAGCCATTTTATTTGGAAGATCAACTTCTCTACGTTTGTCCAATTCTACTGTTCCAGAAACAGATGAATTGCCTGAAATCGAGACTGGTATCGAagagtatatatatgatcCAAAAGTTATATTGTCTACAGCAAaccctttgaaaaaactgattGTGCTGTCAAGAATaactgaaatttttgcatCCAAGATTTTCAGTCCCAACGAAACTTTACTTCAGAGAAGCGAGTACTTATCTAAATTCAACCTCGAAGTTTACAATTGGAGAAGGGATTTACCAATTGAACTGCAATGGACCAAGAGATCATTAATGGGAATGTCTGATTTCAATCCCACCATTGCTTATGTTTGGTTTCATTACTATATCGTATTGATATCCTATAACAAACCTTTCATATACGAAATCGAACAGAGTAGAGAATTAGTGGAAGGATATGTTGATGAATTGTACTACCTCTTGaaagtttggaaaaatAAGTTCAAGACTTTTGAGAAAGCTACGATTTACATGATTTATTCTGCGATTTTAGCCATCCAATGCATGAAGTCGAACCTGATTAAGAAGGACAGAAAACAAGACTTTTTGAACTTCTTAGACGCACCTACATTGAACTATGAACTCGCCagaaaattcattgaaaactCCGAAGACACTTTGCATAATTCTGAAACAATGGATTTATTGGGTACCTTATCTCACGGTAATGATTTTGC